From one Malus sylvestris chromosome 1, drMalSylv7.2, whole genome shotgun sequence genomic stretch:
- the LOC126618961 gene encoding 18.1 kDa class I heat shock protein-like, protein MALSLFGNGRRSNFFDPFSLDIRDPFEGFGTLANIPSSARETTAIANTRIDWKETPEAHIFKADLPGIKKEEVKVEVEDGRVLQISGERSREQEEKNDKWHRVERSSGKFMRRFRLPENAKIDQVKASMENGVLTVTVPKEEEKKPAVKAIDISG, encoded by the coding sequence ATGGCTCTCAGTCTCTTTGGCAACGGCCGACGAAGCAACTTCTTCGACCCCTTCTCCCTGGACATCAGGGATCCATTCGAGGGCTTCGGCACTCTGGCCAACATCCCCTCCTCCGCCCGCGAAACCACTGCCATTGCCAACACCCGCATCGACTGGAAGGAGACCCCGGAGGCCCACATCTTCAAGGCAGACCTCCCGGGGATAAAAAAGGAGGAGGTGAAAGTGGAGGTGGAGGACGGGAGGGTCCTGCAGATCAGCGGCGAGAGGAGCCGGGAGCAGGAGGAGAAGAACGACAAGTGGCACAGGGTGGAGAGGAGCAGTGGCAAGTTTATGAGGAGGTTCAGGCTGCCGGAGAACGCGAAGATTGATCAGGTGAAGGCATCGATGGAGAATGGGGTCCTGACTGTGACTGTGCCgaaagaggaggagaagaagccTGCTGTCAAGGCCATTGACATTTCCGGCTAA